One genomic window of Glycine soja cultivar W05 chromosome 9, ASM419377v2, whole genome shotgun sequence includes the following:
- the LOC114367911 gene encoding periodic tryptophan protein 2-like, which produces MNFRFQNLLGAPYRGGNVVISSNTVLLSPVGNRVAVTDLLKSETTTLPLQSSSNVTRITVSPDATFLLAIDDRNRCLFINLRRRALLHRITFKHRVAASKFSPDGALIAVAAGKLVQIWRSPAFRREYFPFELVRTFADFDAKVTSLDWSPDSKYLIAGSKDLTARILCLKKLNSGGVKKRPFLLLGHRDSVVGSFFGVNSKTNRVCKAYTVSRDCYLFSWGFTSDDDGEGEEDGGEGLEPPSPGTPERDVEENFELSENDGVKKMKKISENDGVKKRKKIDIEDGDEGYLSRGKWELLRKDGFMQGWAKVTACDYHRGLDMVVVGFSNGVFGLYQMPDFVCIHLLSISREKITTAVFNEFGNWLTFGCAKLGQLLVWEWRSESYILKQQGHYFDVNCVAYSPDSQLLATGADDNKVKVWTLSSGFCFVTFSEHTNAVTALHFMPSNNVLLSASLDGTIRAWDLLRYRNFKTFTTPSPRQFVSLTADISGEVICAGTSDSFEVFVWSMKTGRLMDVLSGHEAPVHGLVFSPTNAVLASSSYDKTVRLWNVFDGKGAVETFPHTHDVLTVVYRPDGRQLACSTLDGQIHFWDPIDGLLMYTIEGSRDIAGGRLMTDRRSAANSTSGKFFTTLCFSADGSYILAGGSSRYICMYDVADQVLLRRFQITHNLSLDGVLDILNSKNMTEAGPLDLIDDDSSDIEEGVDKQTRGKLGLDLPGSMPNRGRPIIQTKSLRIASTGRSFVAATTEGVLVYSVDESFIFDPTDLDINVTPEAVEEALRENQPSKALILSLRLNEDSFVKKCIFAVSPADIPAVATSIPYKYIQRLVEALADLLENCPHLEFILRWSQELCKAHGNSIQQNSRNLLPSLKSLQKAITRIHQDLADTCSSNEYMLRYLCSSGAKK; this is translated from the exons ATGAACTTCCGGTTCCAAAACCTCTTGGGCGCCCCCTACAGAGGGGGCAACGTGGTCATTTCCAGCAACACCGTGCTACTCTCCCCGGTCGGTAACCGCGTAGCCGTCACCGACCTCCTCAAGTCCGAAACCACCACGCTCCCCCTCCAGTCCTCCTCTAACGTCACCCGCATCACCGTCTCCCCCGACGCCACCTTCCTCCTCGCCATCGACGACCGCAACCGCTGCCTCTTCATCAACCTCCGCCGACGCGCCCTCCTCCACCGCATCACCTTCAAGCACCGCGTCGCCGCCTCGAAGTTCAGCCCCGACGGCGCCCTCATCGCTGTCGCCGCCGGGAAGCTCGTCCAGATCTGGCGTTCGCCGGCGTTTCGCCGCGAGTACTTCCCCTTTGAGCTCGTTCGGACCTTTGCGGACTTCGACGCGAAGGTCACCTCCCTCGATTGGAGCCCCGATTCGAAGTATCTTATCGCCGGGTCCAAGGATTTGACCGCGAGAATCTTGTGCTTGAAAAAATTGAACAGTGGTGGTGTTAAGAAAAGACCTTTTTTGCTATTAGGGCATAGGGATTCTGTTGTAGGTTCGTTTTTCGGTGTCAATTCGAAGACTAATAGGGTTTGTAAGGCTTATACGGTTAGTAGGGATTGTTATTTGTTTAGCTGGGGTTTTACttctgatgatgatggtgaGGGTGAGGAAGATGGTGGTGAGGGTTTGGAACCTCCCTCGCCGGGGACGCCAGAGAGGGATGTGGAAGAGAATTTTGAGCTTAGTGAGAATGATGgtgtgaagaaaatgaagaaaattagtGAGAATGATGGtgtgaagaaaagaaagaaaattgatatTGAGGATGGTGATGAGGGTTACTTGAGTAGAGGGAAGTGGGAGTTATTGAGGAAGGATGGGTTTATGCAGGGATGGGCGAAGGTGACGGCGTGTGATTATCATAGAGGGCTGGATATGGTGGTTGTTGGATTTTCTAATGGTGTGTTTGGGTTGTATCAGATGCCGGATTTTGTGTGCATTcatttgttgtctatttcgAGGGAGAAGATTACCACTGCCGTGTTTAATGAGTTTGGCAACTGGTTGACCTTTGGCTGTGCCAAATTGGGACAGCTGCTTGTGTGGGAGTGGAGGTCTGAGAGCTACATTTTGAAGCAGCAGGGTCACTACTTTGATGTGAACTGCGTTGCGTATTCACCGGACTCGCAGCTCCTTGCAACTGGAGCAGATGATAATAAAGTGAAG GTGTGGACTCTTTCCTCAGGCTTTTGCTTTGTTACATTTTCTGAGCACACTAATGCTGTTACGGCTCTACATTTTATGCCAAGTAACAATGTCCTGCTTAGTGCATCTCTTGATGGGACCATTCGTGCATGGGACTTATTACGTTACCGGAATTTTAAGACGTTTACAACCCCTTCTCCAAGGCAGTTTGTTTCTTTGACAGCTGATATAAGTGGTGAAGTAATATGTGCTGGCACTTCAGATTCCTTTGAG GTTTTTGTTTGGTCAATGAAAACGGGGCGCTTGATGGATGTGCTTAGTGGTCATGAAGCTCCTGTCCATGGTCTGGTGTTTTCTCCTACGAAT GCTGTCTTGGCTTCATCATCATATGACAAAACTGTTCGGCTGTGGAATGTCTTTGATGGAAAAGGAGCAGTTGAAACGTTTCCTCACACACACGATGTTCTTACTGTAGTTTATCGTCCAGATGGAAGGCAGTTAGCTTGCAGCACATTAGATGGGCAAATTCATTTTTGGGACCCAATAGATGGTTTGCTAATGTACACCATAGAAGGTTCTAGAGATATAGCTGGTGGGCGCCTTATGACTGACCGCAGATCAGCTGCTAACTCAACTTCAGGGAAGTTCTTTACAACCTTGTGTTTTTCAGCTGATGGAAGCTATATATTAGCTGGGGGAAGTAGCAGATACATCTGCATGTATGATGTTGCAGATCAG GTTTTGCTTCGACGTTTCCAGATAACTCACAATCTCTCATTAGATGGAGTGCTTGACATTTTAAACTCAAAGAATATGACAGAAGCTGGCCCACTAGATTTGATTGATGATGACAGCAGTGACATTGAAGAAGGTGTTGACAAACAAACACGAGGGAAGCTAGGATTAGACTTGCCAGGATCTATGCCTAACCGTGGAAGGCCTATTATTCAGACAAAAAGCCTGAGAATTGCATCTACAGGGCGTAGTTTTGTTGCAGCAACAACTGAGGGAGTTTTGGTTTATTCTGTTGATGAATCATTCATATTTGATCCAACTGACCTAGACATAAATGTTACACCAGAG GCTGTTGAAGAGGCTCTCCGGGAAAATCAACCAAGTAAAGCCTTGATCCTTAGCCTTCGCCTGAATGAGGATTCTTTcgttaaaaaatgtatatttgcGGTTAGTCCAGCAGATATTCCAGCCGTTGCCACATCAATCCCCTACAAATATATCCAGCGATTAGTTGAGGCACTTGCAGATCTTTTAGAAAACTGCCCACATTTGGAATTTATACTTAGATGGTCTCAG GAGCTCTGCAAAGCCCATGGGAATTCTATTCAGCAGAACTCTAGAAATCTGTTACCATCATTAAAATCTTTGCAGAAAGCAATCACTAGAATTCATCAAGATCTAGCAGATACATGTTCCTCCAATGAATATATGCTGCGATATTTATGTTCTTCTGGTGCCAAGAAATGA